The nucleotide sequence CCCGCTCACGCTTTTCCAGCCTCTGAGGCAATAAAGGGTGAAACCAGGACGTTTCAACACAGAGATGGCCTAACGCGACACCACGCCATGCAGAGCACTTCCCCTGCTTCCCGGCAGAGCTTGGCTCCTCAACGGAGCACATTTCCCCTGTTTTTGGGTACGCTGGAAGCCATAGCCCTCTCCTCAGCCCTCCTGCGCTCCTGCAGAGCTTGGCCGCGTGGGGCCATGCTGGTTTTGCCATGCGACTCCTGCAAATCGCCTCCAGCCTCTGCAGGTCCCGTGGGGCTTGGAAGACCTGACCTGCAGTGGGTTCACATCAGCCACCACCAGATGAGAACATAACCCGCCCTCCCGGTCCTTGCAGTGGCCCATCCCTTGCATCCCGGAGTCACTCCTGAACTCCAGGCTCTTTTCTGAATGAGACTCCTAAGGGCAGCAGGGCTTGGTGGTTTCAAGCTTCCCAACAGCAGCAGAGTCCAAACTAGCAGTGCACCAagagctgctcctcctcctcctcctcttcctcctcctcctcctcaggctgTTTCACAGTCAGGCTACAGCGACTTCCTGGCGTTGCACACAGCTTCTCACCAAACGTTAGGAAAGAACTTCTGATTTCAGGGGAGGGGGACTTCAGAGAGGCTTGCCTTGCACAAGCCCTTCTGCTTGCGTGCCTTCGGTGGCCTTTAGAAAGGAGGTGAGCACGCAGGAAAGCATCGGCTGATGGAAAATGGTGAGTAAGAACCGGACCTGGGCTGCGCTGGACCTGGGGAAGGGGCGTGGGGAGCGGAGTTGTGTCTCCTGCTTGGAAAGGCTTTGGCAGTGTCCTTGTGAGGGGCTGGATCCTGCCGAGACCCTCGCTGCTGCTGGAAGATAAAGTCCTCCTGTACGTCAGAGCTGGTCAGAGGTCTCTGACCAGTTCCTGGGCTCACTGCGAGATTTGTTGGGTGACGTTGGGCTGGATATAAAATCTGCGAAAGAGGATGAGGCCACACTCTGCCACTGAGTCCGGGAGAGCACCCACCAGTGCAAAATGTGTTGAAAAAGCTGGAATTGATCATGGTGCTGTATCCCACAGGTACCTCTGGGGGCTCTGTGCAAGTTCCAGCTCATGGAACAGCTCCAAAACCGATGGTTACAAACCTGTGAATCATTCAAGTGTCGAAAATCCCAGCGGCACGTTTGGGAATCTggaaaaagttgattttttttttgccactagTTTGAGTGAAAAACCCCACTGCCTGGTGTGCAGGAAGCGGCAAATTCACACTGCTTTACCACAGGCTATTCTCAGAGTGCTGCATTTGCAGCGTTTACCAGGGAAATTAGGGTGACTGCCCGGGGATGCGAGGGGAACTTGCACTTATTTAGGTACAGATACATTTGAGCACTTACGTCTAAAAATATTGCGCTATCTTCTTTGCGTGCTAGCCCTTCTGTTGTGAAAGCAAAAGATTACGCAAGCACAAACCCAAACTGAAATCCCAGATGGAGGGGAACTTCAGAATCAAAGCCTATGGTTTGCCGAGGGCAAGTGGGGCAGGCAGCTCTGGTGCAAAGGGACACTGTGATCTGGGGACAAGGGGGTGGGAGAAAGATGGGGGAGGACAAGATGATCCCTCGCGTCTCATCAGGTTCATCTCAGAAGCTTAGGAAAAATGAAACCCCATCCCACCTGAGTTTTGTGCCGTATCTCAAACCTGGCACTCTTCTTCCAAAAGTGGTCCAGACTCCTCCTGGCAGCCTTTCTCTGGAGGCTTCAGAAAAAGGTGCTTTTTGGTCACTCAGGAAACCGGGGAGAACTGGGGCCAGCGTGTCCCAGTTCACGTGTGCGCGATGTGAGCAGCACAGGAAACGCACTGGTCAGAAAAGTAGGGCAGATCTGCTGCCTCCTCACCTTATTTGCACGCAGGCTTTGGCAGGATGAGTTTCAGCAGCACCATCCTGGGTTTTCTTCCAGGGAGGAATCCTGATGGCTCTGTGTGGTCTCCCCCACCAACTGCTGCCCGACTGCCCTGGGTTCACCGTGGACTTGATGGGAAGCGGGACCAGCACAAGGCTGACTGCTCCCGTCTGAGCCCTGGGCAGTCTCTAGATCTCGAATTCTGCCCTCAGGAGCTTTGCTACTAGTAGGGTATaatcccccaccccatccctctgtTTTGATGGTCGCTGGTAGTGGATGAGGGTGGATTAGATCAAAAGACTCCATGAAACTCCTCTGGATGCCCCCGTGGTGGTGGGACCTGTTCCCGATCTGGTGCAGTCCAGTGTTGGTTTTTGAGGCACGCTCCAGGACTGCTTTGAGCAAAGACCGCGTTTCATGGAGGAGGCTTAGTGTCAGGCCATGTTGAAGGAACACTGCACTCCCCAGGGCACCCTTTGACTTGTTTTTCTCCCTGATGTTTTAACTGGAGCTTTTCTTAATGGTCGCAGACACATCTGGAGGGGAAAGAGGCTGTGGTGAGGCACCTACGGGCAAAGCTCCAAGGGAACAGGAAAGACCCTCCCAAAGCAGGCGGCTGGCCGGAGAATCGCTCTGCAGCACTCCCTGCAACGGAGCTGGGACAGACCCCCGCGCTGGGCTCCAAGGGTGAGCCACCTCCCGAGACCTCCCAGACCAGAAGGGTGGACTTCAGCAGGGCTTCTCCATCTCACAGGAAAGGTCAGAGTGTGGGACAGCGTTCACCTCCTCATCCCATCCGTGAGACCCCGGGATGGATGACGCAACTGAAGAAGGGGACTGCTCAAGACACCAGCTTCCCCTCAGCCCCTGCAAAGCCAGAAGGAGGAGATGCATTGAACAAGGAAGTGGGAGCCACCTCCGTTCCTCCCCAGAGAAACCCAGCCCAGCAGACACGGCCACTTGCCAAAGACAAGGGTTCTCCAGCAGTTCCTGCCAAAGGCCCAGCTGTTGCAGCCTCCCTGGCCGCTGCGGGAAGCCCCCCCGGGACAGGGCACCCAGCTGTGCCTCGGAGGAAGCCGTTGCCACACGTCAAGGTGCTGGGAGCGAGGCCGGCCAAGCCCAGGCGCCCTCCTGTCGTGGATCTGGGAAAGTTTGGCGCAGCTGCACGTCCTGCGACACCCGCTCGTCCTGCCACAGAGGCACCAAGGAGCGCTCAGCCCGGTACGGCCAGGCACCTGCAAGTCCCCCAGAGAAGGATGCTGTTCATTCAGGAAGGAAAATCTCCCCAGTCACAGTCTGGACCTTCTGGGAGATGGAAATACTAGGGGGGGCTGATGGAGAGGTGGGGGCTGGTAATGCCAAAGGGGCTCTTATAGGCATAGCATGcggaaagaaatgagagagaaggaCACGGGGTGAAGATCACTAA is from Chroicocephalus ridibundus chromosome 22, bChrRid1.1, whole genome shotgun sequence and encodes:
- the PRAM1 gene encoding PML-RARA-regulated adapter molecule 1, producing MTHLEGKEAVVRHLRAKLQGNRKDPPKAGGWPENRSAALPATELGQTPALGSKGEPPPETSQTRRVDFSRASPSHRKGQSVGQRSPPHPIRETPGWMTQLKKGTAQDTSFPSAPAKPEGGDALNKEVGATSVPPQRNPAQQTRPLAKDKGSPAVPAKGPAVAASLAAAGSPPGTGHPAVPRRKPLPHVKVLGARPAKPRRPPVVDLGKFGAAARPATPARPATEAPRSAQPGYLKPGYVASAPSRFPPQDATSVTGAEDEIYDDVEPVGILRRGQGFMLPATSRPPVYPRPGGGEGAGRASHRVVLPAAAQREAQVSRKMKPMTLKECKKEEKADREFQKKFKFEGSINVLTQMMVDPAATEKRGGGKNLPLRRGEILDVIQFTNQEQILCRNSQRRYGYVPRAVMLHLDTDIYDDVEIYG